From the Bacillus tuaregi genome, one window contains:
- a CDS encoding A24 family peptidase — MTTFILFTALIISFFTDVKDRRIFNIITFPAMIIGILIHTMTNGLDGLVFSMMGLGTGFALLIIPYALKGMAAGDVKLLMAIGALKGTAFVIGSFLYIAIAGGIIALAILIIKKELISSLERILFSARIKTLDTLNKDELHHAFPYGVAIVLGTIGYYGVNVF; from the coding sequence ATGACAACATTTATTCTATTTACAGCGTTAATCATTTCTTTCTTTACGGATGTAAAAGATAGAAGAATCTTTAATATTATTACTTTTCCAGCGATGATCATTGGTATTCTCATCCATACCATGACAAATGGCTTGGATGGCTTGGTCTTCAGTATGATGGGATTAGGGACAGGCTTTGCATTACTTATTATTCCCTACGCTTTGAAAGGCATGGCCGCAGGGGACGTAAAATTACTAATGGCCATCGGAGCATTAAAAGGAACAGCATTTGTTATTGGATCCTTCTTATATATTGCCATTGCTGGAGGAATAATAGCGTTAGCAATTTTAATTATAAAGAAGGAATTAATAAGCTCCTTAGAAAGGATTCTTTTTTCAGCTCGCATAAAAACATTGGATACCTTAAATAAAGACGAGTTGCATCATGCCTTTCCATATGGTGTTGCCATTGTGTTAGGGACAATAGGCTATTACGGAGTGAATGTGTTTTGA
- a CDS encoding Flp family type IVb pilin: protein MRNPVKRFLQDEKGQGMTEYGLVLGGIAVVAVAVATIFGDTIKEKFSESAVTGWFEKKGE, encoded by the coding sequence ATGAGAAACCCAGTGAAAAGATTTTTGCAGGATGAAAAAGGACAAGGGATGACAGAGTACGGTTTAGTGTTAGGTGGGATTGCGGTTGTTGCAGTAGCAGTGGCAACAATTTTTGGTGATACAATTAAAGAAAAGTTCTCTGAATCAGCAGTAACTGGTTGGTTTGAGAAAAAAGGAGAATAA
- a CDS encoding DUF3889 domain-containing protein has protein sequence MFPRHPYYVPSIQPNAYYQWPVYHNEPYEYNRGYPYDPYTSNRQQPVRGQATWTDGGPVTLCNIPWSNNEYMTAAVGASSPYRCGQTLKILNPSTQKEILVNVVDQVQGYPVNKINLHRRAFEALGAKPSEGVIHIEITHSPEIEQEEWGRYLITITQAAYPGYRVTDYQYIGKSSESPTRTKQSYEFVLQSPQETIKVKGNVLYDPNTNRVISFDLNEQ, from the coding sequence ATGTTTCCAAGACACCCCTATTACGTCCCAAGCATACAGCCAAATGCTTATTATCAATGGCCAGTTTATCACAATGAACCCTATGAATATAACCGAGGTTATCCCTATGACCCTTACACTTCTAACCGTCAACAGCCTGTAAGAGGTCAGGCAACGTGGACCGATGGCGGTCCTGTCACACTATGCAATATTCCCTGGTCAAATAATGAATATATGACGGCAGCAGTTGGAGCCAGTTCCCCATACCGCTGCGGTCAGACGCTAAAGATACTGAATCCATCAACACAGAAAGAAATATTGGTTAATGTAGTGGATCAGGTACAAGGTTATCCAGTAAATAAAATTAATCTACATCGAAGAGCATTTGAGGCACTCGGAGCAAAGCCAAGTGAAGGTGTTATTCATATTGAAATTACCCACTCACCAGAAATAGAGCAGGAAGAATGGGGCAGATATTTAATCACAATCACACAAGCTGCCTACCCAGGTTATCGGGTTACGGATTATCAGTATATAGGAAAATCTTCTGAGTCCCCAACAAGAACAAAACAAAGCTATGAATTTGTATTACAGTCCCCACAGGAAACCATAAAGGTTAAAGGAAATGTTCTGTATGATCCAAACACAAATCGGGTCATTTCATTTGACCTAAACGAACAGTAA
- a CDS encoding DUF192 domain-containing protein has product MKLITDKDIQNIPIEIINHDTFLRRLIGLMFRIKPIVNEGIWLHPCNSIHMFFMFFAIDVVFLNENQQIISFKKNVKPWTIIPPVKKAVSVLELPNGTISTYSFQIGDTIDW; this is encoded by the coding sequence ATGAAGTTAATTACTGACAAAGATATCCAGAATATACCAATTGAAATTATTAACCATGATACCTTTCTAAGACGATTAATCGGCTTAATGTTTCGCATAAAACCCATTGTAAACGAAGGAATTTGGCTTCATCCCTGTAATTCCATACATATGTTCTTTATGTTTTTTGCCATAGATGTAGTTTTTTTAAATGAGAATCAACAAATTATTTCTTTCAAGAAAAACGTCAAACCATGGACCATTATTCCGCCGGTAAAAAAGGCAGTGTCTGTATTAGAATTGCCTAACGGGACCATTTCTACTTACTCATTTCAAATTGGGGACACCATTGATTGGTAG
- a CDS encoding TadE/TadG family type IV pilus assembly protein, producing the protein MKSEKGQATVELAFSLVILIFFLFAIIDFGRIFHAYLTLEHAGREAARIASIGGTDSDVWIRAKESASTLTIDPRNFSVSPTEQNRKRGTYVTVNISYPVSFSTPLIQSVLPNPLMLQAKTVMRVE; encoded by the coding sequence ATGAAATCGGAAAAAGGACAGGCAACTGTCGAATTAGCCTTTTCATTAGTCATCTTAATTTTTTTCCTTTTTGCGATTATTGATTTTGGAAGGATTTTTCATGCTTACTTAACACTTGAACATGCCGGACGGGAGGCTGCACGAATAGCAAGTATTGGTGGGACAGATTCTGATGTATGGATAAGAGCGAAAGAATCCGCTTCGACACTAACCATAGATCCAAGAAATTTTTCTGTGTCTCCCACAGAACAAAATCGAAAAAGGGGTACATATGTAACGGTAAACATATCCTATCCCGTTTCTTTTTCCACTCCGCTAATTCAAAGTGTTTTGCCAAATCCGCTCATGTTACAGGCTAAAACTGTGATGAGGGTGGAATGA